One Lentimicrobiaceae bacterium genomic window carries:
- a CDS encoding T9SS type A sorting domain-containing protein: MIRRALFTLLAFYFVAGAIGQTVLKYETHAIEADSKNAMKLTDYMEAGSSGRNVIWDFTALQLKSDFEGSAEQAGYSDYASYFQQANVVVQEFGNYFFFQVSKQGIEQYGFLSADKKTLIVYDVPFVKMKFPFSYGNSFQGDYHGTLTNECNSGIISGNYKIEADGLGSLLLPGDVSYDNVLRVKETKIFTETVNNKSTDVEMLTYRWYINENPYPIMALISKTFHMPDGNMTVSNQAAYNDIMISQPGSVLALNSLAGENNFNAFPNPFSDRIAIEFELGKESGVSLSLFNMNGQLIKELAGGKLSQGKHSVSISGKELNLAKGTYLLKLIADGVETSLKIVKQ, translated from the coding sequence ATGATAAGAAGAGCACTTTTTACACTTTTGGCTTTTTATTTTGTGGCTGGTGCAATTGGTCAGACTGTTCTGAAATATGAAACACATGCAATTGAAGCTGATTCAAAGAATGCGATGAAACTTACTGATTATATGGAGGCTGGATCTTCCGGCAGAAATGTAATCTGGGATTTTACTGCATTGCAACTTAAGAGCGATTTTGAAGGCAGTGCTGAACAAGCCGGATATTCTGACTACGCTTCTTATTTTCAGCAAGCTAATGTAGTTGTTCAGGAGTTCGGAAATTATTTTTTCTTTCAGGTTTCTAAGCAGGGAATTGAGCAGTATGGATTTTTATCGGCCGATAAAAAGACCCTTATCGTATATGATGTGCCCTTTGTAAAAATGAAATTTCCATTTTCATATGGGAATTCTTTTCAGGGTGATTACCATGGGACTCTTACCAACGAATGCAACAGCGGGATAATATCGGGCAATTACAAAATTGAAGCTGATGGGCTGGGCTCGCTGCTTCTGCCCGGTGATGTTTCGTATGACAATGTGTTGAGGGTAAAAGAAACCAAAATATTCACCGAAACAGTGAATAACAAATCCACAGATGTTGAAATGCTTACTTATCGCTGGTATATAAATGAGAATCCATATCCTATAATGGCGCTCATCAGCAAGACATTTCACATGCCCGATGGAAATATGACAGTTTCTAATCAGGCTGCCTACAATGATATTATGATTAGCCAGCCTGGTTCTGTACTTGCACTTAACAGCCTGGCAGGTGAAAACAATTTTAATGCATTCCCTAATCCGTTCAGCGACAGAATTGCCATTGAGTTTGAGCTTGGGAAAGAATCAGGTGTAAGCTTGTCATTATTTAACATGAACGGACAATTGATAAAGGAATTGGCTGGCGGTAAATTGTCGCAAGGGAAACATTCTGTCAGTATTTCAGGCAAAGAGCTGAATCTGGCCAAGGGTACTTATTTGTTGAAACTCATTGCTGACGGAGTTGAAACATCATTGAAGATTGTTAAGCAATAG
- a CDS encoding prolyl oligopeptidase family serine peptidase gives MKRLILLLMTITSFANAQTNQTYQLPPQEILELVDIKPRPAIRIDSRNQTMVMLDRLAFKTLEDLAEVEVKLAGIRINPQTNGQSRASYNYDIKVMNIESGQYLTINGLPGKLKISDLSFSPDETKIAFTNTLSNGIELWVIDLNSGNASCISPPRLNGSMGSAYVWSPKSDAVFALMVPENREQLTSELQLPEGPAVQETTGRKAPARTFQDLLRNPADEKKYEYYTQAELKRIEMNGKITDFLPKAIYRSVSFSPDGNYILVQTIKRPYSYIVPQYRFPVSYDIYKPDGSFLLNFYNRQLVEELPNGFDATETGKRSISWRSDMPASLVWAEAQDGGDPSVEVAFRDKVYQSDAPFSGNARFLAATRNRYYGATWGNQKMAVIYDYWWKNRNTITYFIDPSKENADPKIIFNRSTEDYYGDPGDFLTKRNQYNERTLWFSSDGKKLYLQGEGYSPEGNKPFVDEFDIKQLKSHRLWQADGISTYESIVRVVDPTAKKMITSVESKEQNPNFFLRTNQKLKPLTSFPNPYASFMGVSKERVRYKRADGVDLSATLYLPSGYDSLRDGRLPMLMWAYPVEYKDAQQAGQIKESPHTFVQLYYGSPVYWAARGYAILDDADFPIIGEGNSEPNDSFVEQLVSNAAAAIDYAVARGVADRRRIAIGGHSYGAFMTANLMAHCDLFAAGIARSGAYNRSLTPFGFQSEERTFWEAPEVYLTMSPFVHADKINEPLLLIHGDADNNPGTFTLQSERLFGAIKGLGGTARLVLLPYESHGYNARENIMHMLWETDQWLEKYVKNRVEE, from the coding sequence ATGAAACGATTAATCCTACTGCTAATGACGATTACTTCTTTTGCCAATGCCCAAACCAATCAGACTTATCAACTACCGCCTCAGGAAATTCTTGAATTGGTTGATATTAAACCCAGACCTGCCATCAGGATTGATTCGCGCAATCAAACAATGGTAATGCTTGACAGATTGGCTTTTAAAACCCTTGAAGATTTGGCCGAAGTTGAAGTAAAACTGGCAGGTATCCGCATCAATCCGCAAACAAACGGGCAATCAAGAGCTTCATACAATTACGATATCAAAGTCATGAACATTGAGTCAGGCCAATACCTGACTATCAACGGGCTCCCCGGCAAGCTGAAGATTTCTGATTTAAGCTTCTCGCCCGACGAAACCAAAATCGCCTTTACCAACACGCTTTCAAATGGCATTGAATTATGGGTAATTGATTTAAACAGCGGCAACGCCAGCTGTATTTCTCCGCCAAGGCTCAATGGCTCAATGGGCTCAGCTTATGTTTGGTCGCCAAAATCTGACGCTGTATTTGCCTTGATGGTTCCCGAAAACAGAGAACAACTTACCAGTGAGCTGCAATTACCCGAAGGGCCTGCTGTTCAGGAAACCACCGGACGAAAAGCACCTGCAAGAACCTTTCAGGATCTGCTGCGCAATCCTGCCGATGAGAAAAAATATGAATATTACACTCAGGCTGAACTCAAACGCATTGAGATGAATGGCAAAATAACAGACTTCTTACCAAAAGCCATTTACCGATCGGTTTCATTTTCGCCCGATGGCAATTATATACTCGTTCAAACCATCAAAAGGCCGTATTCATATATTGTACCGCAATACAGATTTCCGGTTTCGTATGATATCTACAAGCCGGATGGCAGTTTTCTTCTGAACTTTTACAACCGTCAGCTTGTAGAAGAGCTTCCCAACGGTTTTGATGCCACAGAAACAGGAAAACGTTCAATCAGCTGGCGGTCAGATATGCCTGCAAGTTTGGTTTGGGCTGAAGCTCAGGATGGTGGAGACCCGTCCGTTGAGGTTGCTTTCCGCGATAAAGTTTATCAGTCCGATGCCCCTTTTTCAGGAAATGCGCGCTTTTTAGCCGCCACCAGAAACAGATATTACGGAGCAACCTGGGGCAACCAGAAAATGGCTGTAATTTATGATTACTGGTGGAAAAACAGAAACACCATTACTTACTTTATTGATCCATCAAAAGAAAATGCCGACCCCAAAATTATATTTAATCGCTCAACTGAAGATTACTATGGCGACCCGGGTGATTTTCTTACTAAACGGAATCAATATAACGAAAGAACATTATGGTTCTCTTCAGACGGGAAAAAGCTTTATTTACAAGGCGAAGGTTATTCTCCTGAAGGGAACAAACCATTTGTGGATGAGTTTGACATCAAACAGCTAAAAAGCCACCGTCTATGGCAAGCTGACGGAATTTCTACCTATGAATCAATTGTAAGGGTGGTTGATCCAACAGCTAAAAAGATGATTACGTCAGTTGAAAGCAAGGAGCAAAACCCGAACTTTTTCCTGCGAACAAATCAAAAATTAAAACCACTGACATCTTTTCCCAATCCTTATGCATCGTTTATGGGGGTTAGCAAAGAAAGGGTAAGGTATAAAAGAGCTGATGGGGTAGACTTATCAGCTACACTTTACCTGCCCTCGGGTTACGACTCATTGCGAGATGGCCGGCTGCCAATGTTGATGTGGGCATACCCGGTTGAATACAAGGATGCTCAGCAAGCTGGTCAGATTAAGGAATCGCCCCATACTTTTGTTCAGTTATACTACGGATCACCTGTATATTGGGCAGCCAGAGGCTATGCAATACTTGATGATGCTGACTTCCCCATTATCGGCGAAGGAAATAGTGAGCCCAACGATTCATTTGTTGAACAGCTTGTTTCAAATGCAGCTGCTGCTATTGACTATGCCGTTGCCAGAGGTGTTGCCGACCGCAGAAGAATTGCGATTGGAGGGCACTCATATGGTGCATTTATGACAGCCAATCTGATGGCACATTGCGACCTTTTTGCTGCTGGAATTGCCCGAAGCGGAGCTTACAACCGGAGTCTGACACCTTTTGGGTTTCAATCTGAAGAACGCACATTCTGGGAGGCACCTGAAGTGTATCTGACCATGTCGCCTTTTGTGCATGCCGATAAAATTAATGAACCCCTCCTGCTTATACATGGTGATGCTGATAACAATCCGGGAACTTTTACCCTGCAAAGCGAACGCCTTTTTGGCGCCATTAAAGGGTTGGGAGGCACAGCCAGATTGGTGTTACTGCCATATGAAAGTCATGGATATAACGCCCGGGAAAACATCATGCATATGCTTTGGGAAACCGATCAGTGGCTCGAAAAATACGTAAAAAACCGCGTTGAAGAATAG
- a CDS encoding serine hydroxymethyltransferase, translating to MKKDKQVFDLIKEEKERQMHGIELIASENFVSQQVLDAMGSVLTNKYAEGYPGKRYYGGCQIVDQTEQLAIDRAKALFGAEWANVQPHSGAQANMAVLMTVLKPGDTFMGLNLAHGGHLSHGSPVNSSGILYNPVAYGVEEETGMIDYDKMEAVALETKPKLMIAGASAYSRDWDFKRMREIADKIGALLLADIAHPAGLIARGLLNDPIPYCHFVTTTTHKTLRGPRGGLILMGKDFENPWGLKTPKGEVKMMSALLDSAVFPGIQGGPLEHVIAAKAVAFGEALSDEFMEYIIQVKKNALVMSKAFVDKGYHVISGGTDNHLMLIDLRSKFPELTGKVAENTLVKADITINKNMVPFDSRSPFTTSGIRVGTPAVTTRGLKEEHMPVIVDLIDEVLSNIDNESVIENVRDKVNEMMGEFPLFAW from the coding sequence ATGAAAAAGGATAAACAGGTTTTTGACCTGATTAAAGAGGAAAAAGAACGCCAGATGCATGGCATTGAGCTTATTGCTTCTGAGAATTTTGTAAGTCAGCAGGTGCTTGATGCAATGGGTTCAGTATTGACCAATAAATATGCTGAAGGATATCCCGGAAAAAGGTATTACGGTGGATGTCAGATTGTTGACCAAACCGAACAGTTAGCCATTGACCGCGCCAAAGCTCTTTTTGGAGCCGAATGGGCCAATGTTCAGCCACATTCCGGAGCACAGGCCAATATGGCTGTTTTAATGACTGTACTGAAACCAGGCGACACCTTTATGGGATTGAACCTGGCACATGGCGGGCATCTTTCTCATGGCTCTCCGGTAAATTCATCAGGTATTCTTTACAACCCCGTAGCTTACGGCGTTGAAGAAGAAACCGGGATGATTGATTATGACAAGATGGAAGCTGTTGCACTGGAAACAAAACCAAAACTCATGATAGCCGGTGCTTCAGCCTATTCACGCGACTGGGATTTTAAACGTATGCGCGAGATTGCTGACAAAATCGGAGCATTACTGCTTGCTGATATCGCTCATCCTGCCGGACTCATTGCCCGCGGCCTGTTGAACGACCCGATTCCTTATTGCCATTTTGTAACCACAACTACACACAAAACCCTCAGGGGACCACGCGGCGGGCTCATTCTGATGGGAAAAGATTTTGAGAACCCATGGGGACTTAAAACTCCTAAGGGTGAAGTGAAGATGATGTCAGCACTGCTCGATTCTGCTGTTTTCCCCGGCATTCAGGGCGGACCGCTGGAACATGTAATTGCTGCAAAAGCTGTCGCTTTCGGAGAGGCACTTTCCGACGAATTTATGGAATACATTATTCAGGTAAAGAAAAACGCACTGGTAATGTCCAAAGCTTTTGTTGACAAAGGTTATCATGTTATTTCAGGTGGCACCGATAATCACCTGATGTTGATCGACCTGCGCTCAAAATTTCCTGAACTTACAGGCAAAGTAGCTGAAAATACCCTGGTAAAGGCTGATATTACCATCAACAAAAACATGGTACCTTTCGATAGCCGCTCTCCATTCACCACTTCAGGAATCCGTGTTGGAACTCCGGCTGTTACAACCCGTGGCCTGAAAGAAGAACATATGCCAGTAATTGTTGACCTCATTGATGAGGTATTGAGCAATATTGACAATGAATCGGTGATTGAAAATGTACGCGATAAAGTCAATGAAATGATGGGCGAATTTCCCTTGTTCGCCTGGTAA
- a CDS encoding PKD domain-containing protein, whose translation MRSFFITIFMVSLFYFTGQAQQGAQSPATVGEGTLIGISKPLKELPALTQQEFDEMVAKASEKLLNPKLRNRTFPYAETALPKGPDAVWQKKMGKSGGVASEPVVSFNGQTSPYFPPDDNGTAGPDHYMQTVNSTYAIYTKTGTKLAGPTNMNLLFGSVPGANCNDGDPIILYDEMADRWMAAEFSLCGSPDRMLVAVSVTNDPTGAWYQYSFNMTGMPDYEKFGIWRDGYYMGTNTGNGNDIYVFEREVMLSGGTSPKMVAFNNPWRPSSIDGFMMVPPLDNDGPAAPEGEPGLFIAFNDDAIGGGSDQLWLYELDVDWTTTSNSTFNRVQQIDVAPFDSNFGNNWTNIKQPNTSQELDAIPQVIMNVPQYRNFGTYQTIVCCHTVDVDATDHAGVRWYELRKTTGDWSVRQQGTYAPDEHSRWMGSIMMNGSGELGLGYSISSSSVFPGIRFTGQTAEAYANATGIMDVPEGLIWEGTSSQTGAERWGDYSLLCVDPADDETFWYTNQYNNSGRKTRIAAFNIGPLGPNTNFIADNTLPCLNSTVAFTDLTTAAPATWEWTITPGTFIYVEGTSSTSQNPKVQFTAFGNYDVSLTATNGVGSDTETKTAYISVNEANAEFSASSLTVVIDNAVSFSDESTCNATSWLWDFGADASPQTATTQGPHMVTYSSAGPKTISLTVNGNNTNTKTDYINIVGDAFVISNTSLTTCNGTFSDPGGPNGNYGNNLDYTMILNASVPNHQISLNFSEFSLQSSTNCASDYLTIYNGNNILSAKIGTWCGTDSPGIITSDNETGSLTVVFHSNQSFNSTGWVASVSCVSLVENPVAFDATVAGETQIDLSWTKNAASNNVLVVWSTDGVFGSPTAGTTYAAGDVFTDGGTVLYTGDATSFNHNGLASGTTYYYKAYSIDNDLNYSGGITDDATTASAPPALSVNPLSQQVSDVAGSTGFEISSNAGWTTQSDAEWCNVTSGGLGNGILTASYTQNLIASERTAYLAVAVEGLEPVVVTVVQAGALPVLNVEPGNFDVDTLAGNVTFNVTSNAAWTASTESGWCTLSASGNGNGSISVDYQQNTWAASRIASIIINVEGLEPVTVTITQDAAMPVITVTPENINVDDFAGSVNFDIASNTNWTATADSAWLTVTPSGAGDGTLVATYLQNPYYAERKSTISVVIEGRGPQLVTVTQASSTLSTDEYADKGFRIYPNPTKGVFVLEVDPKRFPAMEVQLIDLTGHTIFRKSCSGENRYSFDLSDYTEGTYSFRIKTETSLITRKVVVIK comes from the coding sequence ATGAGATCTTTTTTCATTACCATATTTATGGTAAGCCTGTTTTATTTTACCGGTCAGGCTCAGCAAGGAGCACAGAGTCCTGCCACTGTAGGAGAAGGCACGCTTATCGGAATAAGTAAGCCTCTGAAAGAGTTGCCAGCACTGACACAGCAAGAGTTTGACGAAATGGTAGCCAAAGCCAGCGAAAAACTTCTGAACCCAAAACTCAGAAACCGCACCTTCCCCTATGCCGAAACAGCACTGCCTAAAGGGCCAGATGCCGTTTGGCAAAAAAAAATGGGCAAAAGTGGCGGTGTTGCTTCTGAGCCTGTTGTAAGTTTTAATGGTCAGACATCTCCTTATTTTCCGCCTGACGATAATGGTACTGCCGGCCCTGACCACTATATGCAGACCGTAAACTCTACTTACGCTATTTATACGAAAACAGGCACCAAACTGGCTGGGCCAACCAACATGAATTTGCTTTTTGGAAGCGTACCAGGTGCAAATTGCAATGATGGCGACCCTATCATTCTTTACGATGAAATGGCTGACCGATGGATGGCTGCAGAGTTCTCGTTATGTGGCTCGCCTGACAGAATGTTGGTTGCTGTTTCAGTAACCAATGACCCAACAGGCGCCTGGTATCAGTATTCATTTAACATGACCGGAATGCCTGATTATGAAAAGTTCGGAATCTGGCGCGATGGCTATTATATGGGAACCAATACCGGAAATGGGAACGACATTTATGTATTTGAACGTGAGGTCATGCTTTCAGGAGGAACCAGCCCCAAAATGGTAGCTTTTAACAACCCATGGAGGCCTTCGTCCATTGATGGTTTTATGATGGTTCCACCTTTAGATAATGATGGTCCCGCTGCACCAGAAGGTGAACCCGGACTCTTTATTGCATTTAACGATGATGCCATTGGTGGAGGAAGCGACCAATTATGGCTATACGAACTTGATGTTGACTGGACAACAACATCAAACTCAACATTTAACCGCGTTCAGCAAATAGACGTTGCTCCATTTGACAGTAATTTTGGCAATAACTGGACCAACATTAAACAGCCTAACACAAGTCAAGAGCTTGATGCTATTCCCCAGGTTATCATGAATGTTCCTCAGTATCGCAATTTTGGTACTTACCAAACAATCGTATGTTGTCATACAGTTGATGTGGATGCAACCGACCATGCAGGGGTTCGTTGGTATGAACTGCGTAAGACAACGGGAGACTGGTCAGTCAGGCAGCAGGGCACGTATGCCCCTGATGAACACTCGCGCTGGATGGGAAGTATCATGATGAACGGAAGCGGTGAACTCGGCCTTGGATATTCAATTTCAAGCAGCAGCGTCTTCCCGGGCATTCGTTTTACTGGACAAACTGCCGAAGCATATGCCAATGCAACAGGAATAATGGATGTTCCGGAGGGCTTAATTTGGGAAGGAACATCTTCGCAAACTGGCGCTGAAAGATGGGGCGATTATTCACTGCTTTGTGTCGACCCTGCCGATGATGAAACATTCTGGTACACCAATCAATATAACAACAGCGGCAGAAAAACCAGAATAGCAGCATTCAATATCGGCCCTTTGGGCCCAAATACGAACTTTATTGCCGACAATACACTTCCATGCCTCAACTCAACGGTTGCTTTTACCGACCTCACCACAGCTGCCCCGGCAACATGGGAATGGACAATCACCCCGGGTACTTTCATTTACGTTGAAGGAACAAGCTCAACATCACAAAATCCAAAAGTTCAGTTCACTGCCTTTGGTAATTATGATGTAAGTCTGACAGCCACTAACGGCGTAGGTTCTGATACTGAAACCAAAACCGCGTATATTTCAGTGAATGAGGCAAATGCGGAGTTTAGTGCCAGTTCATTAACTGTTGTTATTGACAACGCTGTTAGTTTTAGCGATGAATCAACCTGTAACGCAACCTCCTGGTTGTGGGATTTCGGAGCTGATGCATCACCTCAAACAGCCACCACACAAGGACCCCACATGGTAACCTACTCAAGTGCAGGGCCAAAAACCATTTCATTAACAGTAAACGGCAACAATACCAACACCAAAACCGATTATATTAATATTGTTGGCGATGCATTTGTGATCAGCAATACAAGCCTTACTACCTGTAACGGAACATTTTCTGATCCGGGAGGACCAAACGGAAATTATGGCAATAATCTTGATTATACCATGATATTAAACGCTTCGGTACCTAATCATCAGATAAGTTTGAATTTCAGCGAATTCAGCTTACAATCGAGCACCAATTGTGCAAGTGATTACCTTACCATTTATAATGGCAATAATATTTTGTCGGCCAAAATCGGAACCTGGTGTGGCACCGATTCTCCGGGCATTATTACATCCGACAATGAAACAGGCTCTCTTACAGTTGTATTTCATTCAAATCAAAGTTTTAACTCAACCGGCTGGGTGGCCAGTGTGAGTTGTGTAAGCCTTGTTGAAAACCCAGTCGCTTTTGATGCTACAGTTGCCGGCGAAACACAAATAGACCTGAGCTGGACAAAAAATGCAGCCAGCAACAATGTACTGGTTGTCTGGTCAACCGATGGTGTATTTGGATCGCCTACAGCCGGCACTACGTACGCTGCTGGTGATGTTTTTACTGACGGAGGAACCGTTTTGTATACAGGAGATGCCACATCATTTAATCACAACGGATTGGCTTCCGGAACAACTTATTATTACAAAGCATATTCCATCGACAACGACCTTAACTATTCAGGAGGAATAACAGACGATGCCACTACAGCTTCAGCACCTCCTGCCCTTTCGGTGAATCCTTTAAGTCAGCAGGTGTCTGATGTTGCAGGCTCTACCGGGTTTGAAATATCAAGCAATGCAGGCTGGACAACGCAGAGCGATGCTGAATGGTGTAATGTAACCTCAGGTGGTCTTGGAAACGGAATTTTAACAGCCAGTTATACTCAGAATTTAATAGCATCCGAACGAACCGCTTATTTAGCAGTTGCGGTTGAAGGACTTGAACCGGTGGTTGTTACTGTTGTTCAGGCCGGTGCATTACCTGTACTGAATGTAGAACCGGGAAATTTTGACGTGGACACACTTGCCGGAAATGTAACATTTAATGTAACCTCCAATGCTGCCTGGACTGCTTCAACTGAATCAGGCTGGTGCACTTTATCCGCATCAGGCAATGGCAACGGAAGTATTTCTGTTGACTACCAGCAAAACACCTGGGCTGCATCACGTATTGCATCCATCATCATTAATGTTGAAGGATTAGAGCCTGTTACAGTTACAATAACCCAGGATGCTGCAATGCCTGTGATAACGGTAACTCCTGAAAATATCAATGTTGATGATTTTGCCGGAAGCGTTAACTTTGACATTGCATCAAATACAAACTGGACTGCAACAGCAGATTCAGCATGGCTTACTGTAACTCCATCGGGAGCCGGGGATGGAACGCTGGTTGCCACTTATCTCCAAAATCCTTACTATGCCGAACGCAAATCAACCATTTCGGTTGTTATTGAAGGCAGAGGGCCACAGTTGGTTACAGTAACTCAGGCGAGCTCTACTCTGTCAACAGATGAGTATGCTGACAAGGGATTTCGCATCTATCCGAATCCTACCAAAGGAGTTTTCGTACTTGAAGTTGACCCCAAACGTTTTCCAGCAATGGAAGTTCAGCTGATTGACCTAACCGGGCATACAATTTTCAGAAAATCATGTTCTGGTGAAAACCGATACAGCTTTGATCTTTCAGACTACACAGAAGGCACTTACAGTTTCCGTATAAAAACTGAAACCAGTCTGATAACCAGAAAAGTAGTTGTTATAAAATAA
- a CDS encoding gliding motility-associated C-terminal domain-containing protein, producing the protein MKKVILNIASFLLFIGFTLLLLISGQAKAALPVPVVKCISVVNNGSISVSWTVEPGSFDGIRIYYKNLVDLSGGTFDIGSSIISTQVPVTNALSDGYEVYLKTFKSNSPPIPEELSDESLHAFSIKLDVSNVSDQKGIARLSWNRINAAFNGNYTIWRSLDGVIFNDVGTTTDLNYDDILNGSQFCMDDTQVYYKIEYNDAAVGSSNCNSFSTIASGLFKDDNPPEDPVLSYVTMNNGLAEIRWAASTSPDVASYIVELKDASGPWNIIGNLPVTNGNKFIHNPSSTLIDPCNTILTYAVRAVDICGNESDGDINYLKPHNNIVLSGETESTCGRSAVLTWNAYQNMDPPVSKYIIYRREAGAPMQLIDTVSADELTYTDNSIYPNVAYFYKVTAENGIDRKISSSCELEITATPVSLDNFDMNYITVANNDHIELFANANPADVIQSLAIGRSSTDGGSLSNVDIIPWGGTNPVEVADFLAEVNSTSYYYTITAYDSCNFPLATTTVFRSIFLQIAPVGNDRYRLSWNAFEGWDDTYEYQVFRVVDGVVDAAFPELLSSSQLVFVDNISGVLASSISYYVEAVRIDDGVRSRSNEVQIAADTQVKLPTAFKPGSDNSITNTFKPLLRFFDAGSYSLMIYNRWGQQVFSTNDPTKGWDGLVNGNEASAGLYAWVLTFNDLNGNKTTEKGAVMLLR; encoded by the coding sequence ATGAAAAAAGTAATTTTAAATATAGCTTCTTTCCTTCTGTTTATAGGCTTTACATTGCTTTTATTGATTTCCGGTCAGGCGAAAGCAGCACTGCCGGTACCGGTAGTAAAATGTATTTCCGTTGTGAATAATGGTTCTATAAGTGTATCGTGGACTGTTGAACCCGGCAGTTTTGATGGAATCAGGATTTATTATAAAAATCTTGTTGATTTATCAGGAGGTACATTTGATATAGGCTCTTCAATCATAAGTACCCAGGTGCCGGTTACCAATGCCCTTTCTGATGGCTACGAAGTTTATTTGAAAACTTTTAAAAGTAACAGCCCCCCGATACCGGAAGAGCTCTCTGACGAATCTCTCCATGCATTCAGCATTAAGCTTGATGTTTCGAATGTGAGTGACCAGAAAGGCATTGCCAGGCTTTCATGGAACAGGATCAATGCGGCTTTTAACGGTAACTATACAATTTGGCGCTCATTAGATGGTGTAATTTTCAATGATGTTGGCACCACAACAGACCTTAATTACGATGATATTCTGAATGGTTCTCAGTTTTGCATGGACGATACACAGGTGTATTATAAAATTGAATACAATGATGCTGCTGTCGGGTCTAGCAACTGTAATTCATTTTCTACCATTGCCAGTGGGTTGTTTAAAGATGATAACCCACCCGAGGATCCTGTTTTATCATATGTAACGATGAATAACGGTTTGGCCGAAATTCGCTGGGCTGCAAGTACTTCGCCTGATGTTGCTTCTTATATTGTTGAACTAAAGGACGCAAGTGGCCCATGGAACATCATAGGGAACCTTCCTGTAACCAATGGTAATAAATTTATACACAATCCTTCGTCAACGCTTATTGATCCTTGTAACACCATTCTTACTTATGCAGTAAGAGCCGTAGACATTTGTGGTAATGAAAGCGACGGGGATATAAATTACCTCAAGCCTCATAACAATATCGTTTTATCAGGCGAAACAGAATCAACCTGTGGCAGAAGTGCTGTGCTTACCTGGAATGCTTATCAGAATATGGATCCGCCTGTTTCAAAATACATTATTTATCGTAGAGAAGCGGGTGCCCCTATGCAATTGATTGATACAGTGTCAGCTGATGAACTGACTTATACTGACAATTCGATATATCCCAATGTGGCTTACTTTTATAAAGTAACAGCTGAAAACGGGATTGACAGAAAGATATCATCCAGTTGCGAATTGGAGATAACAGCTACTCCAGTATCTCTTGACAACTTTGATATGAATTATATTACAGTTGCCAATAACGATCACATTGAGCTTTTTGCCAATGCCAACCCGGCTGATGTAATTCAATCACTTGCTATCGGACGTTCTTCAACCGATGGCGGTTCACTCTCAAATGTTGATATTATTCCCTGGGGTGGTACCAATCCGGTAGAGGTAGCTGACTTTTTGGCTGAGGTTAACAGCACCAGTTATTATTATACGATTACAGCATATGATTCATGCAATTTCCCGTTGGCGACAACAACTGTTTTCAGAAGTATATTTCTTCAGATTGCTCCGGTAGGAAATGACAGATACAGATTGAGCTGGAATGCCTTTGAAGGCTGGGATGATACATATGAATACCAGGTATTCAGGGTTGTTGATGGGGTGGTAGATGCTGCTTTTCCTGAATTGCTTTCGTCCAGTCAGCTGGTTTTTGTCGATAATATTTCAGGCGTTTTGGCGAGCAGTATTTCATACTATGTTGAAGCTGTCAGAATTGATGATGGAGTCAGAAGCCGTTCAAATGAGGTGCAGATTGCTGCTGATACACAGGTAAAATTACCAACAGCTTTTAAGCCCGGTTCAGATAACTCAATAACCAATACATTCAAACCACTGCTCCGGTTTTTTGATGCTGGATCATACTCCCTCATGATTTATAATCGCTGGGGGCAGCAGGTATTTTCAACCAACGACCCGACCAAAGGCTGGGATGGCCTGGTGAATGGCAATGAAGCATCTGCAGGACTTTATGCCTGGGTGCTTACTTTTAATGATCTCAACGGGAACAAAACAACCGAAAAAGGGGCTGTTATGCTCTTAAGGTAA